The following coding sequences lie in one Arachis ipaensis cultivar K30076 chromosome B03, Araip1.1, whole genome shotgun sequence genomic window:
- the LOC107629725 gene encoding BAG family molecular chaperone regulator 7 isoform X1, protein MSRFRRFELVEEQPFCYYSNTFSSSSSPPSLPLFFAETSSIVVPTRTLTFPSFVEDSLCFDLFEDTVDSVADLIVPPHSAALALRRVKHRVEKQHETELFLQNLSDRVSELEYRFDRVLAAKRCGGVGGVGDRKYTWTAEIKGAERNGFDRKYKWVAEIVEEEKRKAAAARNIKWTAEIKGKGEESGNTRKYTFEVESADAEKKKKNKEKEKETEHEKKKKGSALRIVEIEEPSDHRTLVLRQKAGTSNYNSNSKAFAKRFGAVQNNRGKRKELSPQDAAMLIQISFRTYLIRRSKALRALRELAVAKSKLKEIRAQFNNFSYRRHLSRDAEERQRFSEKIIVLLLTVDAIEGIDRMVRYAKRSIVDELEAMLDVVDPQPGGRSRSFRRTFDMPDGVIRKEIEEGVRQVVQMLDDAENSSSTFEACL, encoded by the exons ATGAGCCGATTCAGGCGATTTGAGCTCGTCGAAGAACAACCCTTCTGCTACTACTCTAACaccttctcatcatcatcatcaccaccatcTCTGCCATTGTTCTTCGCCGAAACTTCCTCCATTGTGGTCCCAACCAGAACCCTAACCTTCCCTTCCTTCGTCGAAGACTCACTCTGCTTCGACCTCTTCGAAGACACCGTCGACTCCGTCGCCGATCTGATCGTCCCGCCGCACTCGGCGGCGCTCGCTCTGCGGCGAGTTAAGCACCGCGTCGAGAAGCAGCACGAGACCGAGCTGTTCCTTCAGAACCTGTCGGACCGAGTCTCCGAGTTGGAGTATCGATTCGATCGGGTCCTAGCCGCGAAAAGATGCGGCGGCGTCGGCGGTGTTGGAGATCGGAAGTACACTTGGACGGCGGAGATCAAGGGAGCGGAGAGGAACGGGTTTGACAGGAAGTACAAGTGGGTGGCGGAGATCGTTGAGGAGGAGAAGAGGAAGGCGGCGGCGGCGAGGAACATCAAATGGACGGCTGAGATTAAGGGAAAGGGAGAGGAGAGTGGGAACACGAGGAAGTACACGTTTGAAGTTGAAAGTGCTGAtgctgagaagaagaagaagaataaggaaaaggaGAAGGAGACTGAgcatgaaaagaagaagaaagggagtgCATTGCGCATTGTGGAGATTGAAGAACCCAGTGATCACAGAACCCTCGTGTTGAGACAG AAGGCTGGGACCtctaattataattcaaattctaaG GCATTTGCAAAGAGGTTTGGAGCTGTTCAAAATAACAGAGGCAAAAGGAAGGAATTATCTCCACAAGATGCTGCAATGTTGATCCAGATCAGCTTTAGAACATATCTGATCCGTAGATCCAAAGCTTTACGTGCCCTTAGAGAACTTGCTGTTGCAAAATCCAAGTTAAAGGAAATCAGAGCTCAATTCAATAACTTTTCCTACCGTCGTCACTTGTCACGTGATGCAGAGGAACGCCAGAGGTTTTCAGAGAAAATCATTGTCTTGCTCCTCACAGTCGATGCCATTGAG GGAATTGATCGGATGGTGCGATATGCAAAGAGGTCGATCGTGGATGAGCTGGAAGCAATGCTTGATGTGGTAGATCCCCAGCCTGGTGGAAGATCACGCTCCTTTAGGAGGACATTTGATATGCCTGATGGAGTTATCCGGAAGGAAATTGAGGAAGGTGTTCGACAGGTCGTGCAAATGCTTGACGATGCAGAGAATAGCAGCAGCACCTTTGAAGCATGCCTGTGA
- the LOC107629725 gene encoding BAG family molecular chaperone regulator 7 isoform X2, producing the protein MSRFRRFELVEEQPFCYYSNTFSSSSSPPSLPLFFAETSSIVVPTRTLTFPSFVEDSLCFDLFEDTVDSVADLIVPPHSAALALRRVKHRVEKQHETELFLQNLSDRVSELEYRFDRVLAAKRCGGVGGVGDRKYTWTAEIKGAERNGFDRKYKWVAEIVEEEKRKAAAARNIKWTAEIKGKGEESGNTRKYTFEVESADAEKKKKNKEKEKETEHEKKKKGSALRIVEIEEPSDHRTLVLRQAFAKRFGAVQNNRGKRKELSPQDAAMLIQISFRTYLIRRSKALRALRELAVAKSKLKEIRAQFNNFSYRRHLSRDAEERQRFSEKIIVLLLTVDAIEGIDRMVRYAKRSIVDELEAMLDVVDPQPGGRSRSFRRTFDMPDGVIRKEIEEGVRQVVQMLDDAENSSSTFEACL; encoded by the exons ATGAGCCGATTCAGGCGATTTGAGCTCGTCGAAGAACAACCCTTCTGCTACTACTCTAACaccttctcatcatcatcatcaccaccatcTCTGCCATTGTTCTTCGCCGAAACTTCCTCCATTGTGGTCCCAACCAGAACCCTAACCTTCCCTTCCTTCGTCGAAGACTCACTCTGCTTCGACCTCTTCGAAGACACCGTCGACTCCGTCGCCGATCTGATCGTCCCGCCGCACTCGGCGGCGCTCGCTCTGCGGCGAGTTAAGCACCGCGTCGAGAAGCAGCACGAGACCGAGCTGTTCCTTCAGAACCTGTCGGACCGAGTCTCCGAGTTGGAGTATCGATTCGATCGGGTCCTAGCCGCGAAAAGATGCGGCGGCGTCGGCGGTGTTGGAGATCGGAAGTACACTTGGACGGCGGAGATCAAGGGAGCGGAGAGGAACGGGTTTGACAGGAAGTACAAGTGGGTGGCGGAGATCGTTGAGGAGGAGAAGAGGAAGGCGGCGGCGGCGAGGAACATCAAATGGACGGCTGAGATTAAGGGAAAGGGAGAGGAGAGTGGGAACACGAGGAAGTACACGTTTGAAGTTGAAAGTGCTGAtgctgagaagaagaagaagaataaggaaaaggaGAAGGAGACTGAgcatgaaaagaagaagaaagggagtgCATTGCGCATTGTGGAGATTGAAGAACCCAGTGATCACAGAACCCTCGTGTTGAGACAG GCATTTGCAAAGAGGTTTGGAGCTGTTCAAAATAACAGAGGCAAAAGGAAGGAATTATCTCCACAAGATGCTGCAATGTTGATCCAGATCAGCTTTAGAACATATCTGATCCGTAGATCCAAAGCTTTACGTGCCCTTAGAGAACTTGCTGTTGCAAAATCCAAGTTAAAGGAAATCAGAGCTCAATTCAATAACTTTTCCTACCGTCGTCACTTGTCACGTGATGCAGAGGAACGCCAGAGGTTTTCAGAGAAAATCATTGTCTTGCTCCTCACAGTCGATGCCATTGAG GGAATTGATCGGATGGTGCGATATGCAAAGAGGTCGATCGTGGATGAGCTGGAAGCAATGCTTGATGTGGTAGATCCCCAGCCTGGTGGAAGATCACGCTCCTTTAGGAGGACATTTGATATGCCTGATGGAGTTATCCGGAAGGAAATTGAGGAAGGTGTTCGACAGGTCGTGCAAATGCTTGACGATGCAGAGAATAGCAGCAGCACCTTTGAAGCATGCCTGTGA
- the LOC107632561 gene encoding probable Histone-lysine N-methyltransferase ATXR5 yields MTDIMASEPYAVVEREDYGDLSCEQCGSGERPEELLLCDKCDRGFHMKCARPIVVRVPIGSWLCPECVGSNNRQRRIKSFSQRKLIDFFGIQRSDNDHVRAASSQGNDREFKHLLINVLL; encoded by the exons ATGACGGACATAATGGCGAGTGAGCCGTACGCCGTCGTGGAGCGCGAAGATTACGGCGACCTCAGCTGCGAGCAATGCGGCTCCGGCGAGCGGCCGGAGGAGCTGCTTCTCTGCGACAAATGCGACAGAGGGTTCCACATGAAATGCGCGAGGCCTATCGTGGTTAGGGTTCCTATTGGATCCTGGCTTTGCCCTGAATGCGTTGGAagcaacaacagacagagaagaATAAAAA GCTTCTCGCAGCGTAAGTTAATTGATTTCTTCGGGATTCAGAGGAGCGACAATGATCACGTTAGAGCTGCTTCTTCTCAAGGTAATGACCGCGAGTTTAAGCATTTGCTAATCAACGTTCTtctttga